Proteins found in one Acidobacteriota bacterium genomic segment:
- a CDS encoding serine/threonine-protein phosphatase gives MPADWKKLAQETAHSFDPDEVHGMWSVDWRRAREAFFEDYRLEIEAEPRRFRRGLRKANAVVYGLTRRLAPPRRIVFAFVLVLVVLAVLEHAAADGRTGWSHFALLVCVLALMFLLAMELVDKLHFKDELVMARALQAQLVPRPLPEIGCFELAGESRVANTVGGDLYAFEPLPGGRVAVLFGDASGHGMAAGLVMAVTHAAFRTQLGIDASPAAMAASLNRVLCETGSSRSFFAGICGLLEADGGFTAIVAGHPAVLRLDGEGRLVERIGKGSYPLGIKKTTEWTPLSTTLAPGETLLFHSDGLPEARGESGGEYGDARIEAVAAGKSGARPGELVAALTADLDRFLGRVPIDDDVSIAAIRRKPA, from the coding sequence ATGCCCGCCGACTGGAAGAAGCTCGCTCAGGAAACCGCCCACTCCTTCGACCCGGACGAGGTGCACGGGATGTGGTCGGTCGACTGGCGGAGGGCGCGAGAGGCGTTCTTCGAGGACTACCGCCTCGAGATCGAGGCCGAGCCGCGCCGGTTCCGCCGGGGGCTCCGGAAGGCGAATGCCGTCGTCTACGGCCTCACCCGCCGCCTCGCGCCTCCCCGCCGGATCGTCTTCGCGTTCGTCCTCGTCCTCGTCGTCCTCGCGGTCCTCGAGCATGCCGCGGCGGATGGCCGGACGGGCTGGTCGCACTTCGCGCTCCTCGTCTGCGTTCTCGCCCTCATGTTTCTCCTCGCGATGGAGCTCGTGGACAAGCTCCACTTCAAGGACGAGCTCGTGATGGCGCGCGCGCTGCAGGCGCAGCTCGTGCCGCGCCCGCTGCCCGAGATCGGGTGCTTCGAGCTCGCGGGCGAGAGCCGCGTCGCGAACACCGTCGGCGGCGACCTGTACGCCTTCGAGCCGCTCCCGGGCGGCCGCGTCGCGGTCCTGTTCGGGGACGCGTCGGGCCACGGGATGGCGGCGGGCCTCGTGATGGCCGTGACGCACGCGGCCTTCCGGACGCAGCTCGGCATCGACGCCTCGCCCGCGGCCATGGCCGCGTCGCTCAACCGGGTCCTGTGCGAGACGGGCAGCTCGCGGTCCTTCTTCGCGGGGATCTGCGGCCTTCTCGAAGCCGACGGCGGGTTCACCGCGATCGTGGCCGGGCACCCGGCCGTCCTCCGGCTGGACGGCGAGGGCCGCCTGGTCGAACGGATCGGGAAGGGGTCGTATCCTCTCGGCATCAAGAAGACGACCGAGTGGACGCCCCTGTCGACGACGCTCGCGCCCGGCGAGACGCTGCTCTTCCACTCCGACGGCCTGCCCGAGGCGCGCGGCGAGAGCGGCGGGGAGTACGGCGACGCGCGCATCGAGGCGGTCGCGGCCGGCAAGAGCGGCGCGCGGCCCGGCGAGCTCGTCGCGGCCCTCACGGCCGACCTCGACCGGTTCCTCGGCCGCGTTCCGATCGACGACGACGTCTCGATCGCGGCGATCCGCCGCAAGCCGGCGTGA
- a CDS encoding EamA family transporter produces the protein MTAGGGPRRGALLIAAAAILWSTGGLAIKLVPLSAVGVVFWRSFVAGIFLLAVFRPSRARWRHAAPSTVIVYALMILTFVSATKMTTAANAIFLQYTGPLYVLALGPFLLKEPFRKIDAAAVAVALGGMSLFFVGKLDPGALAGNLVAVVSGVFFGLTILLLRRDASGDAIPSVIAGNLAAAALALPFAWGHLGLDAKGALLVLFLGVVQLGISYVLFVGGLKTVPAAEASLLGMLEPMFNPLWAFLGLGERPSTWAALGGAIVLAAVAGRTVLGARSGKAEPATPPSPD, from the coding sequence GTGACGGCCGGCGGCGGGCCGCGCCGCGGCGCCCTCCTGATCGCGGCCGCGGCGATCCTCTGGTCGACGGGCGGCCTCGCGATCAAGCTCGTGCCGCTCTCCGCCGTCGGCGTCGTCTTCTGGCGCTCGTTCGTGGCGGGGATCTTCCTCCTCGCCGTCTTCCGCCCCTCGCGCGCGAGGTGGCGGCACGCCGCGCCGTCCACGGTGATCGTCTACGCGCTGATGATCCTGACGTTCGTATCGGCGACGAAGATGACGACGGCCGCGAACGCGATCTTCCTGCAGTACACGGGGCCGCTCTACGTCCTGGCGCTCGGACCGTTCCTGCTGAAGGAGCCGTTCCGGAAGATCGACGCGGCGGCGGTCGCGGTGGCGCTGGGCGGCATGTCGCTGTTCTTCGTCGGGAAGCTCGACCCCGGCGCGCTGGCGGGAAACCTCGTCGCGGTCGTCTCGGGCGTCTTCTTCGGGTTGACGATCCTTCTCCTGCGCCGCGACGCCTCGGGGGACGCGATCCCGTCGGTCATCGCCGGCAACCTCGCCGCGGCCGCTCTCGCGCTGCCGTTCGCGTGGGGACACCTCGGGCTGGACGCCAAGGGTGCCCTCCTCGTTCTCTTCCTCGGCGTCGTCCAGCTCGGGATCAGCTATGTCCTCTTCGTGGGGGGGCTGAAGACCGTGCCGGCCGCGGAGGCCTCGCTCCTCGGGATGCTCGAGCCGATGTTCAACCCTCTGTGGGCGTTCCTCGGCCTCGGCGAACGGCCATCGACGTGGGCCGCGCTCGGCGGCGCGATCGTCCTCGCGGCGGTGGCGGGGCGGACGGTGCTCGGGGCGCGGTCGGGCAAGGCGGAGCCCGCGACGCCGCCGTCGCCGGACTGA
- a CDS encoding ABC transporter substrate-binding protein: MLAASCSRSLPSKNPLDSLVVAIESSPLHFDPRVGTDQASWRTHDVLYDALLKKGAGGEFLPDLAETWSTDDAVTWRFRLKSGVKFHDGRPCEAADVAFTYKSLLADGFASGKKEPLRIIESIETPSPLDVVFRLKQPYASFPLQLLLGILPRGTTPQQADAAPVGTGPWRFVEARADDRVVFARFAGAVGGDAKLARLVLRVVPDATTRALELLNGSLDLSLNNLPPDLLPRLGESPRLAVTIRPGSTYAYLAFNFRDPVLGNAKVRRALALALDRGAIAHGLFRDTVELTETLLPPGHWARLDGLPPLARDLAAARRLLDEAGFPDPGGGKPRLTLAYKTSTDETSILQATAIAAQWKEAGVETKIRSNDFATFYQDVVKGNFQLFSLRWQGIVDPDHYHEVFLSTSVPPKGWNRGFYADPDVDRWIEEARRIVDRATRKELYAGIQRRAAESLPYVSLYTMKAVAVHARDLTGLETMHETADFTFLRNVGRKQP, translated from the coding sequence TTGCTCGCCGCGAGCTGCAGCCGCTCTTTACCTTCGAAGAATCCTCTCGATTCCCTCGTCGTCGCAATCGAATCCTCGCCGCTCCACTTCGACCCGCGCGTCGGAACGGACCAGGCCTCGTGGCGCACGCACGACGTCCTCTACGACGCGCTCCTGAAGAAGGGTGCCGGCGGCGAGTTCCTGCCCGATCTCGCCGAGACCTGGTCGACGGACGACGCGGTGACGTGGCGCTTCCGCCTGAAGAGCGGCGTGAAGTTCCACGACGGTCGCCCGTGCGAAGCCGCCGACGTCGCGTTCACCTACAAAAGTCTCCTTGCGGACGGCTTCGCGAGCGGCAAGAAGGAGCCGCTCCGGATCATCGAGTCGATCGAGACGCCCTCGCCCCTCGACGTCGTCTTCCGGCTGAAGCAGCCGTACGCGTCCTTCCCGCTCCAGCTCCTGCTCGGCATCCTGCCGCGCGGGACGACGCCGCAACAGGCGGACGCCGCGCCCGTCGGGACGGGCCCGTGGCGGTTCGTCGAGGCGCGCGCGGACGACCGCGTCGTCTTCGCGCGCTTCGCCGGCGCCGTCGGCGGCGACGCGAAGCTCGCACGCCTCGTCCTGCGCGTCGTCCCGGACGCGACGACGCGCGCCCTCGAGCTCCTGAATGGCTCGCTCGACCTCTCGCTCAACAACCTCCCGCCCGACCTCCTCCCGCGCCTCGGAGAAAGCCCGCGCCTCGCAGTCACGATCCGGCCCGGCTCGACGTACGCGTACCTCGCGTTCAACTTCCGAGACCCCGTGCTCGGCAACGCGAAGGTGCGGCGGGCCCTCGCCCTCGCGCTCGACCGCGGCGCGATCGCGCACGGCCTCTTCCGCGACACGGTGGAGCTGACGGAGACGCTCCTCCCGCCGGGGCACTGGGCGCGGCTCGACGGCCTCCCGCCGCTCGCGCGCGACCTCGCCGCCGCGCGCCGCCTCCTCGACGAGGCGGGCTTCCCGGATCCCGGCGGCGGGAAGCCGCGCTTGACGCTGGCCTACAAGACGTCCACGGACGAGACCTCGATCCTGCAGGCGACGGCGATCGCCGCGCAGTGGAAGGAAGCGGGCGTCGAGACGAAGATCCGCTCGAACGACTTCGCGACGTTCTACCAGGACGTCGTGAAGGGGAACTTCCAGCTCTTCTCGCTGCGCTGGCAGGGCATCGTCGACCCCGACCACTACCACGAGGTTTTCCTCTCGACGTCCGTCCCGCCGAAGGGCTGGAACCGCGGGTTCTACGCCGACCCCGACGTCGACCGCTGGATCGAGGAGGCGCGGCGCATCGTCGACCGCGCAACGCGAAAGGAGCTCTACGCCGGGATCCAGCGCCGCGCGGCGGAGTCGCTGCCCTACGTCTCGCTCTACACGATGAAGGCCGTCGCGGTCCACGCGAGGGACCTCACCGGCCTCGAGACCATGCACGAGACGGCGGACTTCACGTTTCTCCGGAACGTCGGGCGGAAGCAGCCCTAG
- a CDS encoding alkaline phosphatase family protein, translating to MPFKTPQSSVRPAGIAALAALLPIVSLLAAPPAAASAPRVVVLGFDGADHALVKKMIEEGKLPNLAALAKKGGFSQLLPTIPAQTPVSWSTFSTGLSPGRTMIFDFLKRNPKTYRPEFAIAEEGKKDFLLGKMNKVAVPAVLGGLAFVLVAGLWKILLRRREHGLGTPALVAALVAAALFTFIGIRISSLLPSEIPWATNNRRGTPFWELAGAKGIHSVVMHVPVTFPAVDYDNGRLVSGLGVPDVRGRIGTPSFYTSDPFFAPKNKNEFSVELVRLESNKGTIQTEVFGPYNKLFPEPPVIKAPMTLTVAADEASLLIEPKGSEPVTLKVGEWSPWVVFKFPFNALVTLTGIGRFHLAAISPEVKLYLSPIHFNPSDLPPSIKITAPGALAKKLASRYGAYKTMGWQIDTWSMSEETIDEGAFLEDVAQTIVPFRKMMNDFLDEKEVGLFVQIYEFPDRVGHCFWRFLDSGHPAYDAEKAKKWAPFMEKTYEQMDGLVGDAMKKLAPEDVLMVLSDHGFATWRRSVNYNTWLVENGFMVLTGNDGKQADLEALFGKGEFWPNVDWSKTRAYAMGLGDIYVNLKGREGKGIVAPGAEYEAVREEIKRKLVTLVDPKTGLRAVSRIFTREEAYGSFDADVIPDLFVTNTAGYRIGWQGSLGVVTKEMFEDNAQVWSGDHCSLDPALVPGILFANRPLPAGKTPWIADVPATILHALGVPAREKLDGAPLF from the coding sequence ATGCCGTTCAAGACCCCGCAGTCTAGCGTCCGCCCGGCCGGGATCGCCGCCCTCGCCGCGCTCCTTCCGATCGTCTCCCTTCTCGCCGCGCCGCCCGCGGCCGCGTCCGCGCCGCGCGTCGTCGTCCTCGGCTTCGACGGCGCCGACCACGCGCTCGTGAAGAAGATGATCGAAGAGGGCAAGCTCCCGAATCTCGCGGCGCTCGCGAAGAAGGGCGGGTTCTCGCAGCTGCTGCCGACGATCCCCGCGCAGACGCCGGTCTCGTGGTCGACGTTCTCGACGGGCCTCTCTCCCGGCCGCACGATGATCTTCGACTTCCTGAAGCGGAACCCGAAGACCTACCGCCCCGAGTTCGCGATCGCGGAAGAGGGGAAGAAGGATTTTCTGCTCGGAAAAATGAACAAGGTCGCCGTTCCGGCGGTGCTCGGCGGGCTGGCGTTCGTCCTGGTGGCAGGGCTCTGGAAGATTCTTCTTAGAAGGCGCGAACACGGGCTCGGCACGCCCGCCCTCGTCGCCGCGCTGGTTGCGGCTGCCCTATTCACTTTCATAGGAATCCGAATCTCTTCTCTTCTTCCCTCGGAGATCCCCTGGGCGACGAACAACCGCCGCGGGACCCCGTTCTGGGAGCTGGCAGGCGCCAAGGGGATCCACTCGGTCGTCATGCACGTGCCCGTGACGTTCCCGGCCGTGGACTACGACAACGGGCGGCTGGTGTCCGGCCTCGGCGTGCCGGACGTGCGCGGGCGCATCGGGACGCCGTCGTTCTACACGTCCGACCCGTTCTTCGCGCCCAAGAACAAGAACGAGTTCTCCGTCGAGCTGGTCCGCCTCGAGTCGAACAAGGGGACCATCCAGACGGAGGTCTTCGGGCCTTACAACAAGCTCTTCCCCGAACCTCCGGTGATCAAGGCGCCGATGACGCTGACGGTCGCGGCGGACGAGGCGAGTCTGCTGATCGAGCCGAAGGGCTCGGAGCCCGTCACGCTGAAGGTCGGAGAGTGGTCGCCGTGGGTCGTCTTCAAGTTCCCGTTCAACGCCCTCGTGACGCTGACGGGCATCGGACGCTTCCACCTCGCGGCGATCAGCCCGGAGGTCAAGCTCTACCTCTCGCCGATCCACTTCAATCCGTCGGACCTGCCGCCCTCGATCAAGATCACGGCGCCCGGCGCCCTCGCGAAGAAGCTCGCGTCGCGCTACGGCGCCTACAAGACGATGGGCTGGCAGATCGACACGTGGTCGATGAGCGAGGAGACGATCGACGAGGGGGCTTTCCTCGAAGACGTCGCGCAGACGATCGTGCCCTTCCGGAAGATGATGAACGACTTCCTCGACGAGAAGGAGGTCGGGCTGTTCGTCCAGATCTACGAGTTCCCCGACCGCGTGGGGCACTGCTTCTGGCGCTTCCTCGATTCCGGGCATCCCGCGTACGACGCCGAGAAGGCGAAGAAGTGGGCGCCTTTCATGGAGAAGACTTACGAGCAGATGGACGGCCTCGTGGGCGACGCGATGAAGAAACTCGCTCCCGAGGACGTCCTCATGGTCCTGTCGGACCACGGATTCGCCACGTGGCGCCGGTCCGTGAACTACAACACCTGGCTGGTCGAGAACGGCTTCATGGTCCTGACCGGCAACGACGGCAAGCAGGCCGATCTCGAGGCGCTGTTCGGCAAGGGCGAGTTCTGGCCGAACGTGGACTGGTCGAAGACCCGGGCCTACGCGATGGGCCTCGGCGACATCTACGTGAACCTCAAGGGCCGCGAGGGCAAAGGCATCGTGGCGCCGGGCGCCGAGTACGAGGCCGTGCGCGAGGAGATCAAGAGGAAGCTCGTGACGCTCGTCGACCCGAAGACGGGGCTGCGTGCCGTCTCGCGCATCTTCACGCGCGAGGAGGCGTACGGCTCCTTCGACGCGGACGTGATCCCCGATCTCTTCGTCACGAACACGGCGGGATACCGCATCGGCTGGCAGGGGAGCCTCGGGGTCGTCACGAAGGAGATGTTCGAGGACAACGCTCAGGTCTGGTCCGGCGACCACTGTTCGCTCGACCCGGCGCTCGTGCCGGGCATCCTCTTCGCGAACCGCCCGCTCCCGGCCGGGAAGACCCCCTGGATCGCGGACGTCCCGGCCACGATCCTCCACGCGCTCGGCGTTCCCGCGCGCGAGAAGCTCGACGGGGCCCCGCTGTTCTGA
- a CDS encoding DUF1697 domain-containing protein, with product MPRYAAFLRAVNVGGRVVKSDALKKAFEAAGATDPETFLASGNVVFSSKVSSGLEAKLAKALAASLSFEVPVFVRTLEEVAALAAHRPFSEADAARFPTYVMGFLSKELDAAGVERLSLLSTKEDRFHVLGRDFWWLSKHHQARPGDHGPAARKGARPADDAPEREHDPEDGGEIRMKTDVVLLPGLHGSTALYDAFVALAPPWARCVPVPLPTLGSQSLDGLATTLEAELKRLEGFVLVAESFSGPIAVRLAARLGQKVALLALCNPLVEMPVALPAGLAASAASWRGMPAWTTAAVLAGGDRALGKAALDGIRAIPREVLEARLASAFTATADEIAPLLAAPLLAILGTRDRLVSPARTRALLKGVPFATVVELDAPHLVVQTKPAEVWAAISDEFESAA from the coding sequence ATGCCGCGTTACGCCGCGTTCCTCAGGGCCGTGAACGTCGGCGGGCGCGTCGTGAAGAGCGACGCGCTGAAGAAGGCGTTCGAGGCTGCCGGCGCCACGGATCCGGAGACGTTCCTGGCCAGCGGGAACGTGGTTTTCTCTTCGAAAGTGTCCAGTGGACTCGAGGCGAAGCTCGCGAAGGCGCTCGCGGCTTCACTTTCCTTCGAAGTTCCCGTCTTCGTCCGCACTCTCGAAGAGGTTGCGGCCCTGGCCGCCCATCGCCCTTTCTCCGAAGCGGACGCCGCCCGCTTTCCGACCTACGTCATGGGATTCCTTTCGAAGGAACTCGACGCCGCAGGCGTCGAACGTCTTTCTCTTCTCTCGACGAAAGAAGACCGCTTCCACGTTCTCGGGCGCGACTTCTGGTGGCTCTCGAAGCACCACCAGGCCCGGCCCGGCGATCACGGGCCGGCAGCTCGAAAAGGCGCTCGGCCAGCCGACGACGCTCCGGAACGTGAACACGATCCGGAGGATGGCGGAGAGATTCGCATGAAGACGGACGTCGTCCTCCTGCCGGGGCTGCACGGTTCGACCGCGCTCTACGACGCGTTCGTCGCGCTCGCGCCGCCCTGGGCGCGGTGCGTGCCCGTCCCGCTTCCCACTCTCGGGAGCCAGTCGCTCGACGGCCTCGCGACGACGTTGGAGGCGGAGCTCAAGCGCCTGGAAGGATTCGTCCTCGTCGCGGAGTCGTTCTCGGGCCCGATCGCGGTGCGCCTCGCGGCTCGGCTCGGGCAGAAGGTGGCGCTCCTCGCGCTCTGCAACCCGCTCGTCGAGATGCCGGTGGCGCTGCCCGCCGGCCTCGCGGCTTCGGCCGCGAGCTGGCGGGGGATGCCGGCGTGGACGACCGCAGCGGTTCTCGCCGGCGGCGACCGCGCGCTCGGGAAGGCTGCGCTCGACGGGATCCGCGCCATCCCGCGAGAAGTCCTCGAGGCGCGCCTCGCCTCCGCGTTCACGGCGACGGCCGACGAGATCGCCCCGCTCCTCGCGGCGCCCCTCCTCGCGATCCTCGGAACGCGGGATCGCCTCGTCTCGCCCGCGCGCACGCGGGCGCTCCTCAAGGGTGTGCCGTTCGCAACGGTCGTCGAGCTCGACGCCCCGCACCTCGTCGTCCAGACGAAGCCGGCGGAAGTCTGGGCCGCGATATCGGACGAGTTCGAGTCCGCGGCCTAG
- a CDS encoding HAD family hydrolase, with protein MRAVLFDMDGVLVFSEDAWFAVYNETLAHFGHAEISRAAFDEIYGNGTAADRDAYMPERSVAEVDAAYERLFAARLDRIRPNPEAADVLRELRRMGVATSVATNTNRPLASRILEAQGLLSLVDAVTGADEAGAGKPDPAVVRLAAERAGAPLDACVFVGDSRFDEEAARRAPVRFLGYRYGSGERVESLEAVTRLAEAARTRSLSGP; from the coding sequence ATGCGCGCGGTCCTTTTCGACATGGACGGCGTCCTCGTCTTCAGCGAAGACGCGTGGTTCGCCGTCTACAACGAGACGCTCGCCCACTTCGGGCACGCGGAGATCTCCCGGGCGGCGTTCGACGAGATCTACGGCAACGGCACGGCGGCCGACCGCGACGCGTACATGCCCGAGCGGAGCGTGGCCGAGGTGGACGCGGCGTACGAGCGCCTCTTCGCGGCCCGGCTGGACCGGATCCGCCCGAATCCCGAGGCCGCGGACGTGCTGCGGGAGCTGCGGCGGATGGGCGTCGCGACGTCCGTGGCGACGAACACGAACCGGCCGCTCGCGAGCCGCATCCTCGAGGCGCAGGGCCTCCTCTCCCTCGTGGACGCCGTGACGGGCGCCGACGAGGCCGGGGCGGGGAAGCCCGACCCGGCCGTCGTGCGCCTCGCAGCCGAGAGGGCCGGCGCTCCCCTCGACGCCTGCGTCTTCGTGGGGGACTCGCGGTTCGACGAGGAGGCCGCCCGGCGGGCGCCGGTGCGCTTCCTGGGCTACAGGTACGGGTCCGGGGAGCGGGTCGAGTCCCTCGAGGCGGTGACCCGTCTCGCCGAGGCCGCCAGAACCCGCAGCCTCTCGGGTCCGTAA